In Harmonia axyridis chromosome 6, icHarAxyr1.1, whole genome shotgun sequence, a single window of DNA contains:
- the LOC123683120 gene encoding putative ankyrin repeat protein RF_0381 produces the protein MRCLPHFDINVAYLDENDGILQAAVRKQNIDIVQYIVRRVSLQKINEVVEYNRITSSHLAPMMKNETITRILLEKQANVHAEDKKGRTLLLYAVKYEQLEQCRLLLQHGARIENRPKEATKLFNALFCHAKKLNINIFQFLIDHGLNPNTTDVYGKTILHRVAESTRIRNAVKCGELLLKYGANINAITRKGDSALHLAADNCSGLPFYELMFEKDADLNICNKKNKTFFDVVFERSEILLEGFIKYLVLAKARGKMDYNFGTVMLNPIESRSTFNAKKK, from the coding sequence ATGAGGTGTCTTCCTCATTTTGACATTAACGTCGCCTATCTGGATGAGAACGACGGAATACTTCAAGCAGCTGTACGCAAACAAAATATAGATATCGTTCAATACATCGTGAGGAGAGTATCtttacaaaaaataaatgaagtggTGGAATATAATCGCATAACATCTTCACATTTGGCTCCGATGATGAAAAATGAGACTATTACAAGGATACTTCTTgaaaaacaagcaaatgtaCACGCAGAAGATAAAAAAGGTCGTACTCTACTATTGTATGCAGTGAAATACGAACAATTGGAACAGTGCAGATTACTTCTTCAACACGGAGCGAGGATTGAAAATAGACCTAAAGAGGCGACGAAATTATTCAACGCACTTTTTTGTCATgccaaaaaattgaatataaatatatttcaatttttaatagaCCACGGTTTGAATCCCAACACTACTGATGTTTATGGCAAGACAATTTTGCACAGAGTGGCTGAAAGCACTCGCATTCGAAATGCCGTAAAATGTGGCGAACTGCTCCTCAAATACGGTGCTAACATCAATGCGATAACCAGAAAAGGCGATTCAGCTCTTCACCTTGCAGCTGATAACTGTTCGGGTCTGCCATTTTACGAACTCATGTTCGAAAAGGATGCGGACCTCAatatatgtaataaaaaaaataaaacattctttGATGTCGTCTTTGAACGGTCTGAGATTCTCCTAGAAGGCTTCATCAAATATTTAGTCCTGGCCAAAGCCAGAGGAAAAATGGATTATAATTTTGGCACTGTGATGTTGAATCCGATCGAGTCGCGGAGTACATTCAATGCGAAAAAGAAATGa
- the LOC123683121 gene encoding putative ankyrin repeat protein RF_0381, with protein sequence MMKNESITRILLEKEANVHAEDIKSRTPLLYAVKHNKLEQCRLLLQHGERIENKPRRVTKLFNALFRHAKKLNINIFTTDVYGKTLLHRVAENTRIQNAVKCGELLLKNGANINVITRKGDSALHLTADNCSGLPFYELKFEEDADLNICNKKNKTFFDVVIERSEILLEGFIKYLVLAKARGKIDNNFGTVILNTIEFAEYMECQEELNRLKKIQINSTKSFTLWHMIVHDDEKIYRHSVNERLGDIVAEQIKKFPMYIAEIERTYKSDYEK encoded by the coding sequence ATGATGAAAAACGAGAGTATTACAAGGATACTTCTTGAAAAAGAGGCGAATGTACACGCAGAAGATATAAAAAGTCGTACTCCACTTTTATATGCagtgaaacacaataaattggaACAGTGCAGATTACTTCTACAACACGGagagagaattgaaaataaacctaGAAGGGTGACGAAATTATTCAACGCACTTTTTCGTCATgccaaaaaattgaatataaatatatttactacTGATGTTTATGGCAAGACACTTTTGCACAGAGTGGCTGAAAACACTCGCATTCAAAATGCGGTAAAATGTGGCGAACTGCTCCTCAAAAACGGTGCTAACATCAATGTTATAACCAGAAAAGGTGATTCAGCTCTTCACCTTACAGCTGATAACTGTTCGGGTCTGCCATTTTACGAACTCAAGTTCGAAGAGGATGCGGACCTCAatatatgtaataaaaaaaataaaacattctttGATGTCGTCATCGAACGGTCTGAGATTCTCCTAGAAGGCTTCATCAAATATTTAGTCCTGGCCAAAGCCAgaggaaaaattgataataattttggCACTGTGATCTTGAATACGATCGAGTTCGCGGAGTACATGGAATGCCAAGAAGAATTGAACAGattaaagaaaattcaaatcaatagCACAAAATCTTTCACTTTGTGGCACATGATAGTTCACGATGATGAAAAGATATATCGGCATAGTGTAAATGAAAGACTAGGTGATATCGTTGCTGAACAAATTAAAAAGTTTCCAATGTATATTGCTGAAATAGAGAGGACTTACAAAAGCgattatgaaaaatga
- the LOC123683123 gene encoding putative ankyrin repeat protein RF_0381, translated as MSCLPHVDVNFAYVDENEGILHAAVRKQNTDIVQYIVRRLSVQKINEVVEYNRITALHLAAMMKNESITRILLEKQANVHAEDKKGRTPLLYAVKHNKLEQCRLLLQHGGRIENKPKRATKLFNAFFCHGKKLNINIFQFLLDHGLNPNTTDVYGKTILHRVAESTRIQNAVKCGELLLKYGANINAITKKGDSALHLAADNCSGLPFYELMFENDADLNICNKKNKTFLDVVNERSEIILQVYNKYLVLAKIRL; from the coding sequence ATGAGTTGTCTTCCTCATGTTGACGTTAACTTCGCCTATGTGGATGAGAACGAAGGAATACTTCATGCAGCGGTACGGAAACAAAATACAGATATCGTTCAATATATCGTGAGAAGATTATCTgtacaaaaaataaatgaagttGTGGAATATAATCGCATAACAGCTCTACATTTGGCTGCGATGATGAAAAACGAGAGTATTACAAGGATACTTCTTGAAAAACAGGCAAATGTACACGCTGAAGATAAAAAAGGTCGTACTCCACTTTTATATGCagtgaaacacaataaattggaACAGTGTAGATTACTTCTACAACACGGAgggagaattgaaaataaacctaAAAGGGCGACGAAATTATTCAACGCCTTTTTTTGTCatggcaaaaaattgaatataaatatatttcaatttttattagaCCACGGTTTGAATCCCAACACTACTGATGTTTATGGCAAGACAATTTTGCACAGAGTGGCTGAAAGCACTCGAATTCAAAATGCGGTAAAATGTGGCGAACTGCTCCTCAAATACGGTGCTAACATCAATGCAATAACCAAAAAAGGCGATTCAGCTCTTCACCTTGCAGCTGATAACTGTTCGGGTCTGCCATTTTACGAACTCATGTTCGAAAATGATGCGGACCTCAAcatatgtaataaaaaaaataaaacattcctTGATGTCGTCAACGAACGGTCTGAGATTATCCTTCAAGTCTACAACAAATATTTAGTCCTGGCCAAAATCAGATTATAA